In Seonamhaeicola sp. S2-3, the genomic window AACAAATAAGGCACTCTTGTTTTATGGAGAGCATACATTTGGAGCACAAGGAAGTGTTGGAGATCCTTATGGTAAAGCCACAATGGAGCAACGCGAAATTAAAGAATCATATGCTTGGGAAGCTTCAAGACGTTCTAATATGATTGTTGAAGAAGCAAAAGGTTTATTAAGCGAATATATGGGGAAAACCAAAACACCTTCTTTAGCAGTTTTTAATACTTTAAATTGGCAAAGAGAAGGTTTGGTGAAAGTATTTATAGATCATCAGCAAGTTCCTCCTGGAAAAAAAATACGCTTAGTAGATGATAATGGAGTCATTTATCCTGCTCAAATTTTAAAACCCTGGCATGGTGGTACATATTGGACAGTTTGGGTAAAAAACATACCATCTTTTGGTTATAAAAAATTTAATATAGAAGTATATGAAGAAGAACATTCGCATTCGCTTTCGCATGGTGATGGTGAAGTACATAGCCATAATACTAATTTCAATTATAAAGAAAGAGACAATTTTATTCAATTAGATAACCCTTGGTATTCAATTAAAATAGATAAGGAAAAAGGGAGTATAGATCAAATATATGATAAAGACATTGCTAAAAATATAATTGATGAGAAATCAGAATACAACTTAGGAGAATTTATTTTAGAAAAGTTAAAAGGGAGGGAGCAATTGTTTACAAATAGAACCATAAATGGAGAGAGCAACGGTCCGTTAACAGACTATACAAGGCAATCATTGGATAGCGTTTGGTTATCAGAAATACGTGAAGGTGAAATTTGGAATACTATTAAATTCAGAGGTAAAACTGAAACAGCTTATGATGAAGCAGATGCATTTTCATTTGAAATTAGGCTTTTTAATACTACAAAAAGAATAGATTTTGCTTTTGAACTAAAGAAAAAACCTATTACTGACCCTGAAAGTTTTTATATCGCTTTCCCTTTTGAATTAGATGATGCAAACATTCATTTTGAAATCTCGGGAGGGCCTATGGAAGCAGGTGTAGAACAAGTGCCAGGATCGGCAAACGATTGGAACACAGTTCAAAACTTTGTGCAAATTAAAAATGACAAAGAACAAATAATATTGGTGTCTCCAGAAGCTCCTATTATGCAATTTGGAGATATTAACACAGGGCGTTTTGAGTATGGAGCTGTACCAAAAAGTAATAACTTGTTTAGTTGGCCAATGAACAATTATTGGACTACAAATTTTAATGCAGATCAACGTGGTATGTATACCTGGACTTATAATCTTACCAGTACAAATGATAATAGTGCAAAAACAGCTACAAAGTTTGGTTGGGAAAACAGAGTGCCTTTTTTGGCACGAGTTATTCCTGCCAGTCCAATAGAGAAACAGGCAACCAATTCGTTATCTATACTTTCAAACATTCCAGATAATGTACTTATAATTAACGCAACACCTTTAGAGAATGAGAGTGCAATAATTTTACACTTAAGAGAAGTAGGAGGTTTGGATAGTGCTTTTATACCAAAACTTTTTTCAGATAAACCTGTAAAACTTTTTGAAGTTAATGTTGTTGGAGAAGAAATTAAAGAAACCTCAGAATTAAATATTAAAGCTTTAGAAAATAAATTTTTTAAATTAACTTGGAAATAGATCTAACATACTTTTAAAACTTAAGCTACAAGTTTTAATATTCTCAGATGAAGCTAAAGCTATTGCTTTTTAGTACATCCAGCTTTAGCTTCTAAAATTTTTTAAGCCCGAATGCACAAATTACTTAGTGATGTTTCTTGAATTTCAAGAGGCATGGTTTTAGTCTGCAAAATAAACCTTCGGATTGCCAGTTCATAGTAATCTAGTTTTAGAATTAGATAATAATAGGTAAAGCCGTCTCAAAATATAAGAAACGAATAATTTATATATGTCTTTTAGAGGCTAGTGGGCAAGCATCATTCTTAGGAAGAACAGTAATTATTTTTATTCCTAAATTAAAAATGTTATATTTTTTTAAAATATTAGTATATTGCGTAATCTTTAATTGTCTATACATATGGACAAAATTAAATTTAAATAAAATTTGAAATGTCAAAACTTATGGAAGAAGCAGCTATTATTGGCAGTGCCAAACTGTTTGACCCTAATTTTTGGAACCAAGTTTATAACTAAATTACCAACAAGCTAAAAACTAAACTAAATAATTTCTAAGAATGAACAATACAAATCAAAAAACAAACATGCTCTATGTTTATTTATTAACCATCACAGCAGCTTTAGGAGGCTTGTTATTTGGGTATGATACAGCTGTAATAGCTGGCGCTATAGGATTTTTGCAAACAAAGTTTGAATTATCTGCAGCCATGACAGGTTGGGCGGCATCAAGTGCTATTTGGGGGTGTGTTTTAGGTGCTATGGTTGCTGGTTATTTTAGTGATAAGTACGGACGAAAAAAAGTGTTGTTTGTAACAGCTGTTCTTTTTTCCATTTCTGCTTTAGGTTCAGCAATGCCAAATACATTAACACAATTTGTAATAGCAAGGTTTGTTGGTGGGGTAGGCGTAGGTGCAGCTTCAATGCTATCTCCATTATATATATCTGAAATTGCTCCAGCAAAAAAAAGAGGCATGTTGGTAACCTTATATCAACTAGCTATAGTTTTAGGTATCAATATTGTGTATTTTATCAATTTAAAAATAGCTAGTTCAGGTACAGAAACTTGGAACGTTGAGATGGGATGGCGTTATATGTTGGGCTCTGAAATTATACCTGCCGCATTGTTTTTTGTTATGCTTTTGTTAGTTCCTGAAAGTCCAAGATGGTTAGCTTCAAAAAATAGAACAGAAGAAGCTTCTAAAATACTTAATAAAGTTAATGGTAACATACAAGGAGAAAAAGTGTTAAATGAAATAAAAGAAACACTTAAAACAGAAAAGGGTACGGTAAAAGAACTGTTTTCCAAAAGTCTCCGTCCAGCTTTACTTATAGGTATGGTTTTAGCCCTTTTTTCACAAATAACGGGTATTAATGCTATTATTTATTATGCACCAGAAATTTTTAAAAATATTGGTTTCGATGCCGAATCATCTTTATTTCAAACGGTTATTATTGGAGTAGTAAATACTATATTTACATTTGTGGCTATTGGTTTTATAGATAAAGTGGGACGCAGAAAACTTTTACTATGGGGGTTAACAGGAATGATAATTTGTTTGTGTAGTGTTGGTTTTGTGTTTTATACAGAACAAAGTGCTAGTATATTAACATTGATTTTTATACTTGGTTTTATTGCCTGTTTTGCTTCGTCTTTAGGTCCAATTCCATGGGTGATTATATCAGAAATTTTCCCTACAAAAACAAGAGGTTTAGCCATGTCTTGTGCTACTTTTATGGTTTGGATTGGCGTGGTTGCCATAACACAGTTTACGCCTGTTATGCTTGAAAATTTTGGAGGAGCATTTACATTCTGGATATTTATGGTAAATGCTATTTTCTTATTAGGGTTCATATATATAAAATTACCAGAAACTAGCGGCAAAACCCTAGAAGAAATAGAAGAAAGCTGGAAGAAATAGTAATTAATAGTTTTATTAAATTTTTTCTTCTGTTTAGAGCGAATAAATCCACATATTATAGCCTGTCAATGGTTGCTAACTTCTTTTTTTAACAAACTTTTTATAAAATTACCTTACAGGAAATGGCGGATTTAGCATGTTTAACCAAGCCTTCTTTTTGCCGTTTATTCAAACAAAAAAAAGGAAAAACATTTTTTTGATTTCTTAAATGAATATTGTATTAACTATACAAAGCGACTTTTATTAGACTCAAAAAAAGAATTTATAAATACCATAGCTCTACATTCTAGGTTTCCTACCATTCAGCACTTCAATAAAAATTTAAAGCTTTTAATAAAGGGCTCACTCTAAGTCAATCTTTGAAAGTTAATTCTGAAGCAAAATATAATCTTAAAAAATCAATTGATACTTAATGTTAATATTGACTCATTTTTAGTGACTTTAATATCATAATCGCATTCCTATTGTACTTAGTTTTACAATGAATAAAATTTATTATTCAATTTATCTTAAGGGTTTTTCATAAACCAATTAAACCAATTAAACCAATCAAACTAATTATTATGAAATGTAAATTTTTAATTTTTAGGCAGGAACATTTTAAACATTTATTGTTTGTAATAGTTCTTTCCTTTTTTCACTGTTCATTTGCCTTAACAAAGGTATCTCATGTTTATTTAACAAAAGTGGAGTCTGCTCTAAAAGATGTGTTAGATAGAACTAACCATAGTTATATACAGCAGACAATATCAGGGATTGTAACTGATGAAAAAGGTGTGCCACTGCCAGGCGTGACGGTTCTAGAACAAGGCACGCAAAATGGAACAGCTACCAATTTTGATGGCGAGTACACTATAAGTGTCACTAATCAAAAAAGTGTATTAGTGTTTTCTTATATAGGATATACTACAAAAAAAATAATAGTAGGAAGTAAAGAGAACTTGAATGTTCAGTTAGTGCCAAGTCAAGATGAATTAGATGAAGTTACTATTGTAGCATTTTCAAAACAGAAAAAGTCCAGTGTTATTGGTTCCATGTCTACTGTTAAACCTAGTGAATTAAAAATACCATCAAGTAATTTAACAACAGCTTTAGCAGGAAGAATACCAGGAGTTATCTCTTACCAAAGAAGTGGTGAGCCAGGACAAGATAATGCTTCTTTTTTTATAAGAGGGGTCACTAGTTTTGGCTATAAGGTAGATCCTTTAATTTTAATAGATGGGGTAGAATCTTCAACTACAGAATTGGCACAATTGTCGCCAGATGATATTAGCTCATTTTCAATTATGAAAGATGCTACCGCAACCTCTCTATATGGTGCAAGAGGTGCAAATGGTGTTATATTAATAGCTACTAAAGAAGGAAAAGAAGGAAAAGCAAAAGTATTTGTACGTTACGAAACTTCCTTTTCAAGTAACACAAAGCAATTAAAACTGGCAGATCCTATAACATACATGGAATTAGAAAATGAAGCGGTACTTACACGAAACCCTATTGGGTTTTTGCCGTATTCGCAAAATAAAATAGATAATACCGCAGCGGGTTTAAATGAGTATGTGTATCCAGCAAATAATTGGATGGAGCAATTGTTAAAAGATTTTACAGTTAACAATAGACTTAACTTAAATGTTAGTGGTGGCGGTAAAGTGGCAAGGTATTACATAGCGGGGGTTTTTAGTAAAGATAATGGGATTTTAAAAGTAGATGATCGAAATAACTTCAATAGTAATATTAACCTTAAAAATTATCAGCTTAGATCTAATATAAATATTGACTTAACAGAAACTACAGAAGCTATAGTAAGACTAGCAGGTTCTTTTGATGATTATACGGGACCTATTGATGGCGGTTCACGTATGTTTTCTAAAATATTGGGATCTAATCCAGTAATGTTTCCTGCTTATTACCCGTCAGAAGTTAAACCTTTTGCTAAACACATTTTATTTGGTAATAGTAGTAATGCGTCTAGCGGTAACGAACCTAGTTTTATTAACCCCTATGCAGATATGGTTAAAGGGTACAAGGATTACACAAGGTCTAATATGTCTGCTCAATTTGAACTAAAACAAGATTTATCTTTTTTAACCCCTGGCTTATCTGCAAGAATGTTATTTAATACAGAACGCTACTCGTTTTTTGATGTTTCTAGGTTTTATAACCCACATTTTTATTCGGCTTATGGCTATGATAAATCTAACGATTCTTATAAGTTGAATTTACTTAATGAATTATCGGCAACAGATTATTTAAGCTATAACGAAGGTCTAAGAGATATAAATTCGGCAACTTATACAGAGGTTGCAATAAATTACAGTAATACATTTTCTGAAAAACATGAGGTTACTGGTTTATTGGTTGGCACAAGAAGAAACCAATTATTTGCTAATCAGGGTAGTTTGCAAAAATCCTTGCCCTATAGAAATCAAGGTGTTTCGGGGCGATTAACTTACGGGTATGATTCAAGATATATGGCCGAATTTAATTTTGGTTACAATGGCTCAGAACGTTTTCATAAATCTCATCGGTATGGGTTTTTCCCGTCAGCAGGTATTGGTTGGTTTGTTTCTAACGAACCATTTTGGAAAGGTTTAAAATCCACCATAACTAAACTGAAATTACGAGCAACCTATGGTTTAGTTGGAAACGATGCCATTGGTAGTGCAGAAGATAGGTTTTTTTATCTTTCAGAAGTTGACTTAAATGCAGGAGGTAGAGCCGCATGGTTTGGTACCAATTTTCAATATGCAAGACCTGGGGTAAATGTAAATCGTTATTCCAATGAAGATATAAGCTGGGAAACTGCAAAGAAAATGAATCTTGGTTTAGAGCTTAATTTGTTTAACAATTTAGAGATTCAAGCCGATTATTTTACCGAGAATAGAAGTAATATTTTAATGGATAGAGCTTTTATTCCTGCTACAATGGGGCTATCTGCACCAATTAGAGCAAATGTAGGAAAGGCCAAATCAAATGGATTTGAAATTTCTTTCGATTACAACAAATCCTTTACCAGTGGTTTTTGGGTACAAGGAAGAGCTAACTTTACCTATGCCCATAGTGAGTTTCTTTTCTTTGAAGAACCGCAATACTCTGAAGAAAATAGTCATTTATTCCATAAAGGACAGCCATTATCACAACAATGGGGGCTTATTGCAGAGCGTTTATTTGTAGATGAGTATGATGTAGCAAACTCACCAAAACAAAATTTTGGAGAATACCTTGCTGGAGATATAAAATATAGAGATGTTAATGGAGATGGAGAAATTACTAATTTAGATAGAGTTCCCATAGGGCATCCTACGGTTCCTGAGATTATATATGGAGGCGGATTGTCTTTTGGGTATAAAAATTTCGATTTCTCGTTTTTTCTGCAAGGTTCTGCTCGGTCTTCTTTTTGGATAGACCCCGTAAGAACAGCTCCCTTTGTTGCAAATCCCGATTTAGGAGCAGGATCTCAAAATGCACTATTACAGGTTTATGCAGACAATCACTGGTCTGAGTCCAACCGAGATTCTTATGCGCTTTGGCCTAGGTTGAGCAGTACATTAAATACAAATAACACACAAACAAGTACCTGGTTTATGAGAAACGGAGCGTTTTTAAGACTAAAATCTGTAGAGTTAGGTTTTAGTTTGCCCGATGCCGTCATTAAAAATCTGCACTTGTCAAATGCTCGCTTATATTTTAGTGGTATAAACTTATTAAGTATTAGCGGTTTCGATTTATGGGATATAGAAATGGGAGGTAATGGTTTAGGTTACCCAATTCAACGTGTACTTAACTTTGGAATGACCTTTAATTTTTAAACAAAAAAACATGAAAACAATAAAAAAAATAAATATACTGCTTGTTTTAACTTTTTTTGGAATAATCAGTTCTTGTAGTGATTATCTAGACGTTGTTCCAGATAACGTTGCTACCATAGACAATGCTTTTGTTGATAAAACACAAGCAGAAAAGTACCTTTTTACTTGCTACTCTTATTTACCTCGGTTTGATGATCCAGAGGGGAATCCTGAATTTTATGCAGGCGATGAGTATTGGATTTTTTGGCCAATTCCTGATGGTTATGCAACCTCGTTAGATCCTTACCAAATTGCTCGTGGTTTACAAAATAGAGTAAGCCCTCTAATGAATTTTTGGGAAGGAGGCGGTCGGGTTCCCCCACTATGGCAAGGGGTTCGGTCTTGTAATATTTTTCTAGAAAATATTGAAAAGGTAATTGATTTAGAACCGTTTCTTAAAAGCAGATGGATTGCAGAAGTTAAATTTCTTAAAGCATATTATCATTGGTATTTAATGAAATTGTATGGCCCAATACCTATTGTAGATAAGAACTTACCTATATCGGCAAATTCCGATGAAGTTAGAGTAGAAAGAAGACCAGTAGATGAAGTGGTAGATTATATAGTAAGTTTAATAGATTCTGTTACAGAAGAAGGAACAAACGGCGGTTTACCCGATAGAATTGATAATAAAACCACAGAACTTGGTAGAATTACAAAACCAATAGCTCTATCTATAAAAGCTCGTATTTTAGTAACTGCGGCAAGTCCGTTATTTAATGGTAATAAAGATTACGATAACTTTTTAGCCAATGATGGTACCCCATTATTTAACACTAATTTCGAAATTGAGAAATGGAACAAAGCATTAAAAGCTTGTGAAGAAGCTGTTGAAGCATGTGAGGCCGCAGGAATTAGTTTGTATGAGTTTGATGAAAATGCCCAAGGAGTTACAGATAGAATTAAAACTGAAATGAGCATTAGAAATGCAGTTTGCGATAAGTGGAATTCTGAGCTTATTTGGGGTAACGTAGGATCCGATGTGCCTTCATGGGCGGTACAGTTAACCGCTAGCCCTAATTTAGACCCCAATATTACTAGTTTAAATCTAAAAGCACATTTTGCTCCAACCTTACGTATAGCAGAATTATTTTATACCGAAAATGGAGTGCCTATTGATGAAGATAAAACATGGAGTTACCAAGATAGATATAATTTGCGTACCGTTGAAGCTAGTGATGAAGGCATGCAAGAGGGCTACAAAACAGTAGGTCTACATTTTAATAGAGAACCAAGATTTTATGCAAATTTAGGTTTTGATGGCGCCACATGGTTTATGCGTAATAATACCTGGGATTTAAAAACCAAAACAGGACAGCATGCAGGTAAAAAACAGAGTGTTTTGTATTCTATAACAGGATATTATGCTAAAAAACTGGTTAACTGGAATATGGTAATATCGCAAGGAGGTGGAGTGAGTTTAGAATTTTACCCTTGGCCCGTGATGCGATTAGCAGATTTATATTTACTGTATGCTGAAGCATTAAATGAAACTGGTAATAATGCTTTAGCTTTAAATTATATTAATAAAGTACGAGAAAGAGCTGGTTTAGAAACGGTAGAAACATCGTGGAGTAACTTTTCTAATAATCCAGGAAAATACACTACACAAGAAGGCTTAAGAGAAATAATACATCAAGAACGGTTAATAGAATTGGCTTTAGAAGGAAAACGTTTTTGGGATTTAAAGCGTTGGAAAAAATCTGGAACTCTATTAAACGCACCAATTTATGGTTGGGATATTGGACAAGAAGATTATGAAACCTATAACCGAAAAACGTTATTGTTTAATCAAAAGTTTAATGTACCCCGAGATTATTTTTGGCCTCTGTCCGATAATGTGCTCACAACTAACCCTAATTTAATTCAAAATCCTGGGTGGTAATCCAAACTAAAAAAATAAAACTTTAAACCATGAAAAAATTTATATATCATCTAATTGTTGCTATATTAATAACGGTATTTTCTGTGGGCTGTACAACAGATTTGTTAAAGCCAACAGAAAATGATGGCACGCCGCCAGGTTCTATTTCAGATGTACAGATTGAAAACCTCTCTGGTAGTGTTATATTAAGATATACACTTCCAGACGATCCAGACGTGTTTTATGCTAAGGCCGTTTATACTACAGAACGAAATGTTGTTAGAGAAGCTAAGGCGTCATATTATACAAATGAAATGACATTAACTGGATTTGGGAAAAACAAGCCTTATGAGGTGCAACTTTATGCTGTAGATAGAGGCGAAAATGTTTCAAAACCAATCACAGTAACCGTAAATCCAGAAAAGGCACCATACCAAAATGTTAGTGAAAGTTTAAATATTGGACCAGACTTTGGAGGAATTTTTGTTGATTTTGAAAACCCAACAGAAGATAATCTGGCTATTGTTGTACTGGCTAACGATTCGCTAGGTAATTTTATTCCATA contains:
- a CDS encoding RagB/SusD family nutrient uptake outer membrane protein, whose product is MKTIKKINILLVLTFFGIISSCSDYLDVVPDNVATIDNAFVDKTQAEKYLFTCYSYLPRFDDPEGNPEFYAGDEYWIFWPIPDGYATSLDPYQIARGLQNRVSPLMNFWEGGGRVPPLWQGVRSCNIFLENIEKVIDLEPFLKSRWIAEVKFLKAYYHWYLMKLYGPIPIVDKNLPISANSDEVRVERRPVDEVVDYIVSLIDSVTEEGTNGGLPDRIDNKTTELGRITKPIALSIKARILVTAASPLFNGNKDYDNFLANDGTPLFNTNFEIEKWNKALKACEEAVEACEAAGISLYEFDENAQGVTDRIKTEMSIRNAVCDKWNSELIWGNVGSDVPSWAVQLTASPNLDPNITSLNLKAHFAPTLRIAELFYTENGVPIDEDKTWSYQDRYNLRTVEASDEGMQEGYKTVGLHFNREPRFYANLGFDGATWFMRNNTWDLKTKTGQHAGKKQSVLYSITGYYAKKLVNWNMVISQGGGVSLEFYPWPVMRLADLYLLYAEALNETGNNALALNYINKVRERAGLETVETSWSNFSNNPGKYTTQEGLREIIHQERLIELALEGKRFWDLKRWKKSGTLLNAPIYGWDIGQEDYETYNRKTLLFNQKFNVPRDYFWPLSDNVLTTNPNLIQNPGW
- a CDS encoding TonB-dependent receptor; this translates as MKCKFLIFRQEHFKHLLFVIVLSFFHCSFALTKVSHVYLTKVESALKDVLDRTNHSYIQQTISGIVTDEKGVPLPGVTVLEQGTQNGTATNFDGEYTISVTNQKSVLVFSYIGYTTKKIIVGSKENLNVQLVPSQDELDEVTIVAFSKQKKSSVIGSMSTVKPSELKIPSSNLTTALAGRIPGVISYQRSGEPGQDNASFFIRGVTSFGYKVDPLILIDGVESSTTELAQLSPDDISSFSIMKDATATSLYGARGANGVILIATKEGKEGKAKVFVRYETSFSSNTKQLKLADPITYMELENEAVLTRNPIGFLPYSQNKIDNTAAGLNEYVYPANNWMEQLLKDFTVNNRLNLNVSGGGKVARYYIAGVFSKDNGILKVDDRNNFNSNINLKNYQLRSNINIDLTETTEAIVRLAGSFDDYTGPIDGGSRMFSKILGSNPVMFPAYYPSEVKPFAKHILFGNSSNASSGNEPSFINPYADMVKGYKDYTRSNMSAQFELKQDLSFLTPGLSARMLFNTERYSFFDVSRFYNPHFYSAYGYDKSNDSYKLNLLNELSATDYLSYNEGLRDINSATYTEVAINYSNTFSEKHEVTGLLVGTRRNQLFANQGSLQKSLPYRNQGVSGRLTYGYDSRYMAEFNFGYNGSERFHKSHRYGFFPSAGIGWFVSNEPFWKGLKSTITKLKLRATYGLVGNDAIGSAEDRFFYLSEVDLNAGGRAAWFGTNFQYARPGVNVNRYSNEDISWETAKKMNLGLELNLFNNLEIQADYFTENRSNILMDRAFIPATMGLSAPIRANVGKAKSNGFEISFDYNKSFTSGFWVQGRANFTYAHSEFLFFEEPQYSEENSHLFHKGQPLSQQWGLIAERLFVDEYDVANSPKQNFGEYLAGDIKYRDVNGDGEITNLDRVPIGHPTVPEIIYGGGLSFGYKNFDFSFFLQGSARSSFWIDPVRTAPFVANPDLGAGSQNALLQVYADNHWSESNRDSYALWPRLSSTLNTNNTQTSTWFMRNGAFLRLKSVELGFSLPDAVIKNLHLSNARLYFSGINLLSISGFDLWDIEMGGNGLGYPIQRVLNFGMTFNF
- a CDS encoding sugar porter family MFS transporter — its product is MNNTNQKTNMLYVYLLTITAALGGLLFGYDTAVIAGAIGFLQTKFELSAAMTGWAASSAIWGCVLGAMVAGYFSDKYGRKKVLFVTAVLFSISALGSAMPNTLTQFVIARFVGGVGVGAASMLSPLYISEIAPAKKRGMLVTLYQLAIVLGINIVYFINLKIASSGTETWNVEMGWRYMLGSEIIPAALFFVMLLLVPESPRWLASKNRTEEASKILNKVNGNIQGEKVLNEIKETLKTEKGTVKELFSKSLRPALLIGMVLALFSQITGINAIIYYAPEIFKNIGFDAESSLFQTVIIGVVNTIFTFVAIGFIDKVGRRKLLLWGLTGMIICLCSVGFVFYTEQSASILTLIFILGFIACFASSLGPIPWVIISEIFPTKTRGLAMSCATFMVWIGVVAITQFTPVMLENFGGAFTFWIFMVNAIFLLGFIYIKLPETSGKTLEEIEESWKK